A stretch of DNA from Juglans microcarpa x Juglans regia isolate MS1-56 chromosome 5D, Jm3101_v1.0, whole genome shotgun sequence:
GTTGCCAGCTTCTCTGCTTACCTCATTCCCCTGGATATACAGACAATGTCTTTTGCTCCCATAGATATTCATGAGAGTCAGATTCAATTTGCATTAGAGCGAGGAATTGGCGCAATGATCTCTACTTTAGCCACAAAACAACTACCATACCCCAGTAGCTCCTTCGAGATGGTTCACTGCTCAAGGTGTCGTGTTGATTGGCATGAGAATGGTACACTCCTATCCTGaagatattaatatgtaatataGATATAGTTGGAATGTTGGCCAAtaatagaaagtaaaaaatCCTTAGTATCATATGAatttaattgaatattttattttgcatgaTAAAAAGTATCCAACACGTATGATTATTTGTTATAGAGATTGGTGATGAAGGAAAAATGTTCCTAGATAGCTTTGCCAACTAACTTACTGTGTAACTTGTTTGTAACAATTTGATGCATGTGTTCTAAATTATGGACATATATTGGCTTCAACAATGCCACAGCTGGTGAGAGCTCATATATGTTCTGCACCTAAAATCACTTCATTTTGAAGTTGCTTACATGTCATAGTCATTCTGAACTCATTTGACTGGTTGAATGTGTGAATGCCGGGAATGGTTATTTATCCTTTAAGATGTCCGTTATGTGCTATTGACCTTGTTTATGTGACCAGTGGGATTTGCAAATTGCCCTTTTTTGAGTTGTTGGGGTAATCTTTTGTTTGTCCAATGTAAAGTTTCCTTATTCTTGTTTTATACTCTTAACTCTTTCTTGCAGATGGTATTTTACTCAAAGAAGTGAATCGCCTTCTGCGATCTAATGGGTACTTTGTATATTCAGCTCCACCTGCCTATAGAAAGGATAAAGATTTTCCCTTGATCTGGAATAAATTGGTAAATCTGACTTCAGCAATGTGCTGGAAACTCATTGGTCGAAAAGTTCAGACAGCAATCTGGATGAAACTAGAAAATCAAATGTGCCTTCTGGACAATGCAGAGCAGAAGCGGTTGAGCATATgtgatgatgttgatgattCCAAACCATCATGGAATACACCACTGAGGAATTGTATACAAGTACgaagggaagaaagaaattTTCAGAAACTACAGTCTAGGGCAGATCGTCTTTCAATATATCCAGAGACTCTCTCCAGAATAGGTCTGTCTATTATTGTGTGCAGAACTTTAAAGAAGCTAcctttatagttataaaaattttgaacatTTATATTGTGTATTACAGAGCAGTGCTGTTCAGTCTGATAAGATGGTTAATCTATTCACAACAGGTATTAGTGAAAAGGAATTTACTTCAGACACTCTGTTTTGGCAAGATCAAGTTCGCCTTTACTGGAGGTTGATGAATATCAGTAGGACAGAAATACGAAATGTCATGGACATGAATGCTTTCTGTGGTGGATTTGCTGTAGCTTTGAATCCGTTGCCCGTTTGGGTAATGAATATTGTTCCGGCAAGCATGAAGAATACCTTGTCTGCTATTTATGATCGAGGAGTAAGTGGCGCTTTCCATGATTGGTAAGATATTGTCAATCTATTACGTAGTGTTgataaattttgatattttcaaagaagaaaattgacTTGAGATTGCTAAAATACCTAATTCTAGTCTAATTTGTAGTTATTGGCAGCTAATACATATCTTAATATCAGGTGTGAACCATTCTCAACTTATCCACGCACGTACGACCTGTTGCATGCTGACCATCTTTTCTCTcactataaaaatcatttaGAAGGTTGCTTACTGGAGGATATTGTGTTGGAGATGGACCGTATAATCCGACCCCAGGTATTTATTCCGTGATTTTCTTGCTTGTGTGAGCTGTAGATGTCATAAGCAAAAATTCCTTTAAAGCCGTCggaatgaaaaaaagaaaaagaaaaagagtattttGATAGTCAACTATGATATTTTGCTTCTAGCATTAGACCCCTGTGCCAATTTACTCATAAATCAGCTGCATGCATCACAATTTAAGTAATTACCATCCCTAGCTAATGAaagatgaatgaaaatattttgaccaAGATGTGGCAAACTCAGTGTAAGGGTATTGTTGGGTGGCATAGGATGAAGGTGTTGGAGATCTCATGCCAAAGATGTGTGGAAATAGCAATACAGAGCTTTAGTAATAGGGCACATTTGAATATATCTGGTTGGTTGGTTTCGTGAATAAAGTAGCTGAAAAAGTCAGCTTCTGGCCCTTTGGAATTGAACCAGAGCTAATAATTGTGTAGAAAGCATGATTTAGAACTGGTCTATTTGGTTGGCATGAGGTACATTCTTTAGGGATTGTCTCTAGCCAAGGTTGGTATTTGAAATGATCTTGTTTGTTCCGTTCCAAG
This window harbors:
- the LOC121265092 gene encoding probable methyltransferase PMT6; the encoded protein is MGGHALVSPFNSRSGRMIMVALLVMVGTFYAGTLFGNNAPIYVSQLPVKSFSSSTDNSEFPNKVAITYRKTPLLIPETGMNVCPLTFNEHIPCHDVSYVKNFVVSLDVSRKERLERHCPPPKKRLFCLIPPPNNYKIPIKWPTSRNYVWRSNANHTILAKVKGGQNWVHEKNQLWWFPGGGTHFKHGAAEYIQRLGNMITSEKGDLHSAGVVQILDVGCGVASFSAYLIPLDIQTMSFAPIDIHESQIQFALERGIGAMISTLATKQLPYPSSSFEMVHCSRCRVDWHENDGILLKEVNRLLRSNGYFVYSAPPAYRKDKDFPLIWNKLVNLTSAMCWKLIGRKVQTAIWMKLENQMCLLDNAEQKRLSICDDVDDSKPSWNTPLRNCIQVRREERNFQKLQSRADRLSIYPETLSRIGISEKEFTSDTLFWQDQVRLYWRLMNISRTEIRNVMDMNAFCGGFAVALNPLPVWVMNIVPASMKNTLSAIYDRGVSGAFHDWCEPFSTYPRTYDLLHADHLFSHYKNHLEGCLLEDIVLEMDRIIRPQGFIIIRDEESIASRIIDVAPKFLWEVKSHLVENNKKKMESVLICRKKFWAIL